The Polyodon spathula isolate WHYD16114869_AA chromosome 3, ASM1765450v1, whole genome shotgun sequence genome has a segment encoding these proteins:
- the LOC121313384 gene encoding high affinity cAMP-specific 3',5'-cyclic phosphodiesterase 7A-like isoform X5: MGIALIWSLIVVLIRWITFKRRGAISYDSSDQTALYIRMLGDVRSRVGFETERRGSHPYLYVDFRILHSHPESVGPVSARKIRRLLSFQRYLHSSRFFRGFPPQNPLYILDDDYTGQAKCMLEKVGSWNFDIFLFDRLSNGNSLVSLTFHLFKRYGLIEIFRLDMVKLRRFLVMVQEDYHSQNPYHNAVHAADVTQAMHCYLKEPKLAKSLTSWDILLGLLAATTHDLDHPGVNQHFLIKTNHYLATLYKNTSVLENHHWRSAVGLLRESGLFAHLPLEDRLGMERQLGSLILATDISRQNEYLLQFRTHLDREDLRLDDAGHRHFILQMALKCADICNPCRTWELSKQWSEKVTEEFFHQGDVEKKHKLDVSPLCDRQTQTIENIQMGFMTYVVEPLFVEWARFSDTKLSQTMLGYLALNKAGWRGMVQEQASSGDDTDPTLEETDSDILPQESREL; encoded by the exons ATGGGAATAGCACTGATTTGGTCCTTGATTGTGGTTTTAATCAGGTGGATTACATTCAAG aGACGTGGGGCAATCTCCTATGACAGTTCAGATCAAACTGCTTTGTATATTCGTATGTTAG GAGATGTAAGAAGTCGGGTAGGATTTGAAACAGAAAGAAGAGGCTCCCATCCATACCTGTACGTTGATTTCCGCATTTTGCACT CACACCCTGAATCTGTAGGGCCTGTGTCGGCGAGGAAGATTCGGAGACTGTTAAGTTTCCAGAGATACCTGCACTCCTCTCGCTTCTTCCGTGGATTTCCTCCCCAGAACCCTTTATACATCTTGGATGATGACTATACTGGTCAAGCAAAG tGTATGCTGGAAAAAGTTGGAAGTTGGAATTTTGATATATTTCTTTTTGACAGATTGTCAAATG gaaaCAGCTTGGTCAGCTTGACGTTTCATTTGTTTAAACGTTATGGACTTATTGAAATCTTCCGTTTAGACATGGTAAAACTTCGTAGATTTTTAG TAATGGTTCAAGAAGACTACCACAGTCAAAACCCTTACCACAATGCAGTCCATGCTGCTGATGTGACTCAGGCCATGCACTGTTACTTAAAAGAGCCCAAG CTTGCCAAATCTCTCACCTCATGGGATATCCTGCTAGGTCTGTTGGCAGCTACAACACACGACTTGGATCATCCAGGTGTTAATCAGCATTTCCTCATAAAAACTAACCATTACTTAGCGACTTTGTACAAG AATACCTCAGTTTTAGAAAATCACCACTGGAGGTCAGCTGTGGGCCTGCTTCGAGAGTCAGGGTTATTTGCACACCTTCCCTTGGAAGACAG gttgGGAATGGAGAGACAGTTGGGTTCTCTCATTCTAGCCACTGACATCAGCCGACAGAATGAATACTTGTTGCAGTTTAGAACCCATTTGGATAGGGAAGACCTACGTTTAGACGATGCTGGTCATCGACATTTTATTCTTCAG ATGGCACTCAAGTGTGCTGATATTTGTAACCCATGCAGGACCTGGGAACTGAGTAAGCAGTGGAGTGAGAAAGTGACTGAGGAATTCTTCCATCAAG gtgaTGTTGAAAAGAAACATAAACTAGATGTAAGCCCACTGTgtgacagacaaacacaaactATTGAAAATATTCAAATGG GTTTCATGACCTACGTGGTGGAGCCCCTGTTTGTGGAGTGGGCTCGGTTCTCCGACACCAAGCTCTCTCAGACGATGCTCGGCTACCTTGCACTGAACAAAGCTGGCTGGAGGGGAATGGTACAGGAGCAGGCGAGCAGTGGGGATGACACTGATCCTACCTTAGAAGAGACTGACTCTGACATTTTACCTCAGGAAAGCCGAGAATTATGA
- the LOC121313384 gene encoding high affinity cAMP-specific 3',5'-cyclic phosphodiesterase 7A-like isoform X4: MQHHETFLDVGIITGAQSKMRRGAISYDSSDQTALYIRMLGACVIFKLLFSRDVRSRVGFETERRGSHPYLYVDFRILHSHPESVGPVSARKIRRLLSFQRYLHSSRFFRGFPPQNPLYILDDDYTGQAKCMLEKVGSWNFDIFLFDRLSNGNSLVSLTFHLFKRYGLIEIFRLDMVKLRRFLVMVQEDYHSQNPYHNAVHAADVTQAMHCYLKEPKLAKSLTSWDILLGLLAATTHDLDHPGVNQHFLIKTNHYLATLYKNTSVLENHHWRSAVGLLRESGLFAHLPLEDRLGMERQLGSLILATDISRQNEYLLQFRTHLDREDLRLDDAGHRHFILQMALKCADICNPCRTWELSKQWSEKVTEEFFHQGDVEKKHKLDVSPLCDRQTQTIENIQMGFMTYVVEPLFVEWARFSDTKLSQTMLGYLALNKAGWRGMVQEQASSGDDTDPTLEETDSDILPQESREL, translated from the exons ATGCAACACCATGAAACATTTCTGGATGTCGGCATCATTACTGGAGCACAGAGTAAAATG aGACGTGGGGCAATCTCCTATGACAGTTCAGATCAAACTGCTTTGTATATTCGTATGTTAG GGGCTTGTGTAATATTCAAACTGCTGTTTTCAA GAGATGTAAGAAGTCGGGTAGGATTTGAAACAGAAAGAAGAGGCTCCCATCCATACCTGTACGTTGATTTCCGCATTTTGCACT CACACCCTGAATCTGTAGGGCCTGTGTCGGCGAGGAAGATTCGGAGACTGTTAAGTTTCCAGAGATACCTGCACTCCTCTCGCTTCTTCCGTGGATTTCCTCCCCAGAACCCTTTATACATCTTGGATGATGACTATACTGGTCAAGCAAAG tGTATGCTGGAAAAAGTTGGAAGTTGGAATTTTGATATATTTCTTTTTGACAGATTGTCAAATG gaaaCAGCTTGGTCAGCTTGACGTTTCATTTGTTTAAACGTTATGGACTTATTGAAATCTTCCGTTTAGACATGGTAAAACTTCGTAGATTTTTAG TAATGGTTCAAGAAGACTACCACAGTCAAAACCCTTACCACAATGCAGTCCATGCTGCTGATGTGACTCAGGCCATGCACTGTTACTTAAAAGAGCCCAAG CTTGCCAAATCTCTCACCTCATGGGATATCCTGCTAGGTCTGTTGGCAGCTACAACACACGACTTGGATCATCCAGGTGTTAATCAGCATTTCCTCATAAAAACTAACCATTACTTAGCGACTTTGTACAAG AATACCTCAGTTTTAGAAAATCACCACTGGAGGTCAGCTGTGGGCCTGCTTCGAGAGTCAGGGTTATTTGCACACCTTCCCTTGGAAGACAG gttgGGAATGGAGAGACAGTTGGGTTCTCTCATTCTAGCCACTGACATCAGCCGACAGAATGAATACTTGTTGCAGTTTAGAACCCATTTGGATAGGGAAGACCTACGTTTAGACGATGCTGGTCATCGACATTTTATTCTTCAG ATGGCACTCAAGTGTGCTGATATTTGTAACCCATGCAGGACCTGGGAACTGAGTAAGCAGTGGAGTGAGAAAGTGACTGAGGAATTCTTCCATCAAG gtgaTGTTGAAAAGAAACATAAACTAGATGTAAGCCCACTGTgtgacagacaaacacaaactATTGAAAATATTCAAATGG GTTTCATGACCTACGTGGTGGAGCCCCTGTTTGTGGAGTGGGCTCGGTTCTCCGACACCAAGCTCTCTCAGACGATGCTCGGCTACCTTGCACTGAACAAAGCTGGCTGGAGGGGAATGGTACAGGAGCAGGCGAGCAGTGGGGATGACACTGATCCTACCTTAGAAGAGACTGACTCTGACATTTTACCTCAGGAAAGCCGAGAATTATGA
- the LOC121313384 gene encoding high affinity cAMP-specific 3',5'-cyclic phosphodiesterase 7A-like isoform X6: MQHHETFLDVGIITGAQSKMRRGAISYDSSDQTALYIRMLGDVRSRVGFETERRGSHPYLYVDFRILHSHPESVGPVSARKIRRLLSFQRYLHSSRFFRGFPPQNPLYILDDDYTGQAKCMLEKVGSWNFDIFLFDRLSNGNSLVSLTFHLFKRYGLIEIFRLDMVKLRRFLVMVQEDYHSQNPYHNAVHAADVTQAMHCYLKEPKLAKSLTSWDILLGLLAATTHDLDHPGVNQHFLIKTNHYLATLYKNTSVLENHHWRSAVGLLRESGLFAHLPLEDRLGMERQLGSLILATDISRQNEYLLQFRTHLDREDLRLDDAGHRHFILQMALKCADICNPCRTWELSKQWSEKVTEEFFHQGDVEKKHKLDVSPLCDRQTQTIENIQMGFMTYVVEPLFVEWARFSDTKLSQTMLGYLALNKAGWRGMVQEQASSGDDTDPTLEETDSDILPQESREL; the protein is encoded by the exons ATGCAACACCATGAAACATTTCTGGATGTCGGCATCATTACTGGAGCACAGAGTAAAATG aGACGTGGGGCAATCTCCTATGACAGTTCAGATCAAACTGCTTTGTATATTCGTATGTTAG GAGATGTAAGAAGTCGGGTAGGATTTGAAACAGAAAGAAGAGGCTCCCATCCATACCTGTACGTTGATTTCCGCATTTTGCACT CACACCCTGAATCTGTAGGGCCTGTGTCGGCGAGGAAGATTCGGAGACTGTTAAGTTTCCAGAGATACCTGCACTCCTCTCGCTTCTTCCGTGGATTTCCTCCCCAGAACCCTTTATACATCTTGGATGATGACTATACTGGTCAAGCAAAG tGTATGCTGGAAAAAGTTGGAAGTTGGAATTTTGATATATTTCTTTTTGACAGATTGTCAAATG gaaaCAGCTTGGTCAGCTTGACGTTTCATTTGTTTAAACGTTATGGACTTATTGAAATCTTCCGTTTAGACATGGTAAAACTTCGTAGATTTTTAG TAATGGTTCAAGAAGACTACCACAGTCAAAACCCTTACCACAATGCAGTCCATGCTGCTGATGTGACTCAGGCCATGCACTGTTACTTAAAAGAGCCCAAG CTTGCCAAATCTCTCACCTCATGGGATATCCTGCTAGGTCTGTTGGCAGCTACAACACACGACTTGGATCATCCAGGTGTTAATCAGCATTTCCTCATAAAAACTAACCATTACTTAGCGACTTTGTACAAG AATACCTCAGTTTTAGAAAATCACCACTGGAGGTCAGCTGTGGGCCTGCTTCGAGAGTCAGGGTTATTTGCACACCTTCCCTTGGAAGACAG gttgGGAATGGAGAGACAGTTGGGTTCTCTCATTCTAGCCACTGACATCAGCCGACAGAATGAATACTTGTTGCAGTTTAGAACCCATTTGGATAGGGAAGACCTACGTTTAGACGATGCTGGTCATCGACATTTTATTCTTCAG ATGGCACTCAAGTGTGCTGATATTTGTAACCCATGCAGGACCTGGGAACTGAGTAAGCAGTGGAGTGAGAAAGTGACTGAGGAATTCTTCCATCAAG gtgaTGTTGAAAAGAAACATAAACTAGATGTAAGCCCACTGTgtgacagacaaacacaaactATTGAAAATATTCAAATGG GTTTCATGACCTACGTGGTGGAGCCCCTGTTTGTGGAGTGGGCTCGGTTCTCCGACACCAAGCTCTCTCAGACGATGCTCGGCTACCTTGCACTGAACAAAGCTGGCTGGAGGGGAATGGTACAGGAGCAGGCGAGCAGTGGGGATGACACTGATCCTACCTTAGAAGAGACTGACTCTGACATTTTACCTCAGGAAAGCCGAGAATTATGA